The Euzebya rosea genomic sequence GAGGACCGCGCGTTCGGCGTCGGGCAAGCGGGGGTCCCGCTCCAGCCGGCGGGCGAGGGCGAGGTACGGTCGAACCATGTCCGTGATCGTCCTTCGTGGATCAGCTGCGGATGGCATCCAGCAGCTGCCGAGCGGTGTCGCACCGATCGATCAGGGCGCCGACGACCGCTTCGGTTCCGCGGGAGGGGTCCATCATGGGCACGCGCTGCAGGGTCTCGCCGCCCACGTCGAAGATCATGGAGTCCCACCCGGCCGCCGTGACGCTGTCGCGGAACTTCTCCAGGCAGCGGCCGCGGAAGTACGCCCGGGTGTCCGACGGCGGCGCCGTCATCGCCCGCTGCACCTCGTGCTCCTCCACCATCGTCTCGATGCGGCCCCCGGCGACGAGCTTGTTGTACAGGCCCTTGTCTCGACGCACGTCGTGGTACTGGATGTCGATGAGCTTGAGCTTCTCGTCGTCCCAGTCCAGGCCGTCCCGGTCGACGTAGCGCTGCATGATCCGGTACTTGGTCACCCAGTCGACGACGCCGTCGAGGCCCATGGGGTCGGCCTCCAGCTGCGTCAGGAGCCGCTCCCACGTGGCCATGAGGTCGGCCGCCCAGTCGGGGGCGTCGCGCTGGTCGGCCCACTTCCGGGCCCACTCGAGGTAGTGCCACTGCAGCTCGATGGGGCGCACCCGGCGGCCGTCCTTGAGCGCGATGGTCTTCGCGCACGTCAGGTCGTGGCTGACCTCGTGGAGGGTCTTCACCGGGTTGGCGACCGAGAGCGCATCGGGCAGGAACCCGTCCTCCACCATCGACAGGACCAGCGCGGTGGACCCCAGCTTCAGGTAGGTGCAGACCTCGCTCATGTTGGCGTCGCCGATGATGACGTGCAGGCGCCGGAAGCGGTCGGGATCGGCGTGCGGTTCGTCGCGGGTGTTGATGATCGGCCGCTTGAGCGTGGTCTCCAGGCCGACCTCGACCTCGAAGAAGTCGGCGCGCTGGGTGACCTGGTAGTCCACCTCGGCCGAGGGGAACTCGCTGCCGACGCGCCCGGCACCGACGAGCGGCTGGCGGGAGACGAAGAAGGGCGTCAGCTGGCGCACGATCTCGCCGAACGGGGTGGCCCGGTCGACGATGTAGTTCTCGTGCATGCCGTAGGCGGCGCCCTTGCCGTCGGTGTTGTTCTTGGTGATCAGGATGCGGCCCGGCTGGCGGTCGTCGTGCCCGGGCAGCAGCGGCGCCGCACGGCTGGCGGCGATCTCGAGGATCCGTTCGCCCGCCTTGTCCCACACCACCGCGTCACGCGGGTTGGACACCTCCGGTGAGGAGTACTCGGGGTGGGCGTGGTCGACGTAGAAGCGGGCGCCGTTGGTCAGGATCGAGTTGGCCAGCCCGATGTCGTCCTCGGGCGCCGGTTCGTGGGCGCCCGGCTGGGCGAACCCGCGGGCGTCGCGCAGCGGATCCTCGTCCTCGTAGTCCCACCGGGCACGGTTGCGGCCGTCCGCCGAGTAGGCGTTGACCACCAGCGAGGAGGCCAGCACGGGGTTGAACTCGGGTCGGCCCACCACGGTGATGCCGAACTCGGTTTCGGTGCCGAGGTACTTGGTGATCGCCATGTGGCCGCCAGCCTACCGGCGGGACGCCCCCGGTTCGGGGCGGTCCCGCCGGTCGTGGCGGATCAGAACGGCCAGTCGGGGTTGCCGGCGACGCCGTCCAGCTCGTCGTCGGTGGCGTTGAACACGATCCCCGACGGCACCTCGGTGGTGTCGTAGACCCACACGGCCCCGTTGGAGGCCAGGCCCGTCCCCACGACCTCCAGCCGAAGGTCGTGCGACCCGTCGCCGATCGTGGCGTCGTACAGGTCGACGAAGGCGAACTGGACCTTCTTGACCGCGTCGCCTGCGTCCTCCAGATCCATGGTCAGGTCGCCGTGCTGGGCGACCAGGTCACCGTCGACGTACAGGTTGGCGTCCACCCGGAAGCTGGTGCCGCCCTGACCGGCTGCGTTCTCGACCATGGCCTGCGGCGGGAACAGGTAGAGGTCGATGAGCAGGTTGTCGATCGCGCCGTCGTGGCTGCCCTCGAACGCGGGGGTGTAGGTCGGGTCCCACGCGTCGGTGACCTGCCAGGCGCTGGTGCCCGCGTACCCGCCGCCTGCGCCGCTCGTGACCGAGGCGGTCGGGGCGTTGCCGTCCCAGCCGGGCACGCCGTGGCCCTGGCCGGCGAGGTTGCCGACCTTGGTGTCGGCTTGGTGGATCCAGACGGGGGTGCGGCAGACCTCCACGTCGTCGCTGGGGTCGGTGGTCGCACCGCCCTCCAGCAGCCTGCAGGCGTCGTCTGCGGCCACCGCTCCCGGGACCATTGCGGCAAGGACGAGGGCAAGGGCGGGGACTGCAGCGGACGGACGCATCGTGAACCTCCTGGAGGGATGAACGGGTCGTGTCGACCCGGTTCGCGATGCTCCTGCGGAAATCCTCGTTCCGTTCTGAATCGTGTTCGGCATGCTGCCGGTCGGGTCGTTGACCTTCGGCGAACCGGTACTGGCCGTGCCAACCTCGACGGCATGCCCAGTGACGTTCGCCTGCGGATCCCGTCGGTGCTGGCCCGCCTGATGATGGGGGCAGTCGCCATCGCTGGCTGCACGGGCTCCGAGACGCCGGCAACAGCCGCCCCCGACGGCCCGGAGTCGTTCGTCGCAACGGTCGTCCACGACGGCCCGATGCTCGACCGGGGGCCCATCCCGTCGGCCCTGCGGCTCGACGGTGGGGACGCGTTCGTCGAGGCCTGGGACGGCCTCGGGGTCACCGACCCGCCCCCCGACGTCGACGCCGCCGACGACGTCCTCGTGATCCGGTTCGCCGACGAGGTCGGTTGCGAGTTCGTGTTCGAGTCCGCTGACCTGGTCGACGGGACCGTTGTCGTCACCGGCGCCGGGTCCGACGAACCGATGTCCTGCCAGCCGGCGCCTCGGCCCCGCCTGCTCGCCCTCGCGATCCCGGACGCGATCCCCATCGACGACGTCGCCGTCGAGGGTTGGACCGACCTGCTCGTGGTCGGCACTGTCGACTGACCGGCCGGGGCGGCTACTGGGGCGGCGGGATCCGGAGGCGGTAGCTGGCCGGTTCGATGCGGTAGCTCCGAGGGGTGTCGGTGGCGGCGGCGAGGTCGCCGTCGGCGTTGTGGGCCAGGCGGGGGCCGAGGATCTCCACCCGGCTGCCGCGAGCAGACACGACGTCGTCGCGGTCGACGTGGGTGCCACGCGCCAGCGCCATGCCGAAGGCGGTGCGGGCGGCCGGGCCGACCGCATGGCTGACCACCACGTCGAGGAGGCCGTCGTCGGGGCGTGCCGACGGCACGGCTGGGGTTCCCCCGCCGATCGTCGGGCCGTTGCCGACGATCACCATCAGCGCCGGGTCGCCCAGGTCGATCCGCTCGCCGTCGACCCGCACCTCCACCTGCAGGCCCTCCGCGGCCACGCCGGCGACCATCGCACCGAGGGGATAGGCCAACGCGCCGAGGGAGGCCTTCAGGTCGTCGGCACGACGGGCGGCCTCGACCCCGATGCCGACGTGCACGGCGTTGACCACGACCTGGTCGTCGTCGCCGACGAGCACGTCCATGCGACGGACCGGCCCGTCACGCAGCACCGCTGCGGCGCCGTCGGGGTCGGTGGGGATGCCGAGGTGCCCGGCGAAGTCGTTGCCGGTGCCCAGCGGGACCAGCCCGAGCTCCAGCTCGTCGGTCAGGCCGAGGGCCCGGGCGCGGTCGACCAGCAGGTGCAGTGATCCGTCGCCGCCGCAGGCCACGACGGTCCGGCCGTCGGCGGCGCGCAGGGCGTCGTCGACGTCGTCGGGACCGTCGGTGGCAACGACCTCGGCGGTGCCGAGCTCGCGGCAGACCGCGTCGACGAACGCCTGGTCGTCGGTGCCGGCAGCGGTGTTGCGGACGAGGAGGTACCCCCGCCCGCCGCTGCTAGAGGTACTGGCCAGTCTGCACGCTCTCGATCGACTTGCCGGGCTCGTTGCCGTCCCCGATGAGCGTGCGGACGTACACGATCCGCTCGCCCTTCTTGCCGGAGATGCGGGCCCAGTCGTCGGGGTTGGTGGTGTTGGGCAGGTCCTCGTTCTCCTTGAACTCGTCCCTGATGGCGATCTGCAGGTCCTCGGCCTTGATGCCCTTCTGGCCCTCGTCGAGGAACCGCTTGATCGCCAGCTTCTTGGCCCGTGCGACCACGTTCTCGATCATGGCGCCGGAGTTGAAGTCCTTGAAGTACAGGACCTCCTTGTCCCCGTTGGCGTAGGTGACCTCGAGGAACCGGTTGGAGTCGTCGTCGGCGTACATCCGCTCGACGGTCTGGCTGACCAGCGCCCTGCAGGCGTCCTCCTCCGATCCGTACTCCTTGACCAGGTCGGGGTGCAGCGGCAGGCCCGCGTGCAGGTAGATCGCGAAGATCTCCTTGGCCGCCTCGGCGTTGGGACGTTCGATCTTGATCTTCACGTCGAGGCGTCCGGGACGCAGGATCGCCGGGTCGATCATGTCCTCGCGGTTGGAGGCACCGATGACGATGACGTCCTTGAGGGTCTCCACACCGTCGATCTCGCTGAGCAGCTGCGGGACGATGGTCGTCTCCACGTCGGAGGACACGCCCGACCCGCGGGTGCGGAAGATCGAGTCCATCTCGTCGAAGAACACGATGACGGGGTGGCCCTCGGCGACCTTCTCGCGGGCCCGCTGGAAGATCAGCCGGATCTGCCGTTCGGTCTCGCCGACGTACTTGTTCAGCAGCTCCGGGCCCTTGATGTTGAGGAAGTACGACCGGGCGTCGTCGCGGCCTTCCTTCTCCGCGACCCGCTTGGCCAGGGAGTTGGCGACGGCCTTGGCGATCATCGTCTTGCCGCAACCGGGGGGGCCGTACAGCAGGATGCCCTTCGGCGGCCGCAGCTCGTGCTCGACGAAGAGGTCGGCGTGGAGGAACGGCAGCTCGACCGCGTCCTGGATGGCCTCGATCTGGGGTCCGAGCCCACCGATGTCGGTGTAGGCGATGTCGGGCACCTCCTCGAGGACGAGCTCCTCGACCTCGGGCCGGTTCAACCGCTCGAGGGCGTACCCCGACCGCGACTCGACCATCACGTGGTCGCCGCTGCGCAGCGGCGAGTCCATCAGGGCGTCGGACATCCGCACGACCTGCTCGTCGTCGGTGTGGCCGATCACGAGCAACCGGCCGTCGCCCATGACCTCCTTGACGGCCATGACCTCACCGATGATCTCGTAGCCGGCGGCCTCCACGACGTTGAGCGCCTCGTTGAGGACGACCTCCTGGCCCTGCCGCAGCTCGCCGACCTCGACGTCGGGGCTGACGTTCACCCGCAGCTTGCGCCCCTGGGTGAAGATCTCGACGGTTTCCTCCGTCGGGCCCGGCCCGAGGTAGACGCCGTAGCCGCTGGGCGGGGCGGCGAGCTTCTCGACCTGTTCCTTCAGCCCGATGATCTGCTCGCGCGCGTCCCGCAGGGTGTCGGCCAGCTTGCCGTTCTGGGCCATGGCCCCCGACAGCTGCGACTTGGACTCCAGCAGCCGTTCCTCCAGGGCGCGCACCCGGCTCGGCGAGTCGTCGAGGCGACGACGGAGCATCGTGGCCTCTTCCTCGAGGAACTGCACTCTGGTGCGGAGGGTCTCCTCCGACTCACCGGTCGGGGTGGTACCTGGCTGGTCCTCGGACATGCTGGTCCTCCTTGTCAATCGTGAGGGGGATTATGGCAGGCCGGGCATGGTCTGCCTCGCTGTCGTGACGACTGCCGAGCCGCATCAACCGGGTGTGCACCCCTGCCCGGCGAGGATCTCGAGCAGGTCCTCGGTGGTGTCGTCGTCGATCCGGTCGCGGCCACCGATGACGTACAGCTGACCGCCGAAGTCGCAGAAGGTGCTGCGGGTCGCCGCGGTGATGGGCTGTCCGGCCATGCCCTCCAGCGGCAGGTACCAGTTGCCCTGGCCGGCGATGAGGGATGCCGAGAGGACATCGGTGAACCCGTCGCGCAGGTTCACGGCGACGGTCGCGGCCCGCTCGATGGCCCCGTCGCGGTCGATGGCCATCTCGCCGGCGTAGAGGTCGAAGACGGCGAGCGCGGTGTCGATCCGTGTGGCGCCGCCGGCACGGGACGTCGGGAACCCGAGATCGGCGATCTGCTGCATCGTGGCGGCGGAGACCGCGACCTCTCCACCCACGACGACCACCCGGTCGGGATCGAGCCGGCGAAGCTCCTCGGCGGTGGTCGGGTGCAGCGCCTCGGGGTTGGTCACCAGCGTGGGGATGCCGTAGTACGCGGCCATCTGGCCGGCGGTGACGGCGTCGGCGTAGTCCCGGCCCGAGGTGACGAAGGCCCAGCTGCGGGTCGGGATGTCCCCGGCCAGCGACTTCAGCTGCTGGACGACGGCGGACGCCCGCACGGCGGTGTCCTCGCGGCCGATCCCGGCGATCCGCTGCACGGTGATGCCGAGGCTGCGCAGCTCGTCGTCGACGACGGCGGGGATGGCCGCGGTGCCGCCCATGACGTACACGACGGGCTGGCTGGTCCCGAAGTCGAGGACGCGCAGCAGCTCCTCTCGGGTGCGCGGGTCCAGCGGACCGGTGTGGGAGGTGTAGAGGAGCGAACCGATCCCGAGGCCCAGCGCGGCACCGGACAGGGCGTCGGCGAAGTCGTCGACCCGGGCAAGCACGGCGAAGGGCCGGCTGCCTGCCGGGTTGCCGCGGCTGATGGCGACCGCCTGGCTGATCGGGTCGGTCGTGTCGAGGTCCCCCGGGTCCGACACCCGGACGGCGACGGGTGCCAGCGGGCCGACGGCGAAGTCGGGGTCGGGCTCCAGCGGCGGGATCGGCTGGCCGCTGGCGAGGAGGGCCATGGCGGCACCGACGTCGAGCACCCCCCAGCCGTAGTCGTCGTCACGGCCGGTCGGGCCGGCATCGGTGGCGGTGCCCTCCAGCAACGCCTCGACCTCGTCCACTGACAGGGTCCGTCCGGTGTCGGAGGCGTGCTGTCGCAGCAGCGCCGCGGCCGCCGCGACGTAGGGCGTGGAGAACGACGTGCCCTGGGTGGCCTCCAGCCGGGCGCCGTGGGGGTCGGCCAGCGAGGGGGTGCAGCCGGTCCCGAGGTCGTACTGCTTGGGTTCGACCAGGCTGGTCGTCAGGACGGCCTCGCTGGCCAGGTCCGCGAGGGTGCTGGGGCAGTTGCGGGCCTGGCCGCCGGGCGCGCTGAGGTCGATGTAGGGGTTGAACTGGCTGTACCCAGCTCGGCTGCCGCTGGGTCCGGTGGCCCCCACGGAGATGGCCCCGTTGCAGGACGCGGGGATGCTGTTGGCGTTGCTCTGGGCGTTGCCGGCCGAGGACACCACCACGATGCCGGCGGCACGGGCCTGGTCGATCGCCGCCTGGTAGGCCGCCGTGCACTCGTTGGCGGAGGTGCCGAAGCTGAGGTTCATGGCCAGGGGCGGCTCGTCGAGCTGCGACAGGTAGGCCATGGCGGTGATGGCGTCGGAGTCGGCCGGTCCGCGCGGGCAGTCGTTGAGGGGCGAGGTGAGGGAGATGTCGATGATGCGGGGGTTCCACAGCACCCCGGCGATGCCCTGGCCGTTGTTGCCGGCCGCGCCGACGACCCCGGCGACCGCGGTCCCGTGGGCGATGCCGCACTCGTCGTTGTTGGGCTGCCCCTGCACGATGACGCCGCTGGCCGACCGCAGGCTGGCCACGACGGTGCCGGCGAGCTCCGGGTGGGTGGCGTCGACCCCGGAGTCCACGACGGCGATCAAGGGGCGGCCCTCTCCCTCTCGTCCGCCGCCGGTGGCGTGATCCCACGCCTGCTCGATGTTGGTTTGCTGGTGCGCCCACTGCAGGTCGTAGGAGGTGTCGTTGGGCACCGCGTGGAACTCGCGCTGCACGTCGGGCTCCACGGCGAGCACGTCACCTCGGGACCGGAGCGCCTCGGCCACGACGTCGGCGGTCCCCGGCGCGGTGGTGACCAGCCGAACCCGGTCGGCGAGGGCAACGGCGTCGCGCGCCCCCAGGGCACGGGTGGGTAGGGGCGCCGCCCAGGACGTCCTGGCGGTCCCCTCGTCCAGCGTCACCAGCAGGCGGTCCGGGAGCACCGACGCGTCGCGGGTCAGCGGCTGGGTGGGCAGGGCCACGTCGTCGGATCGTGCCGGACGGGCGCCCTCGGCCGCCGCGACGGGCACGACGCCGAGCGTGGCGACGAGCATCCCGAGGACCACGAGGAGGACTGACGGCGTTCGGCTGACGCGAGGCAAGGGGGGCGAGCTTTCGGCTGGCTGGACGATGGCTGACCGCCACCGTACTCATGGGACGTCCGGGAGCCGCGAAACGTTGTCGGTCGGTCACCGACGTTGCGGCTCACCCTCCGTGACGGGTGCTACGGGAGCTGTCCCGGACGGGGCCCCACGGGTGCATCTTCGGCCGGCTCGGCGTCGGCCCCTGCAGCACCCTGCGAGCCAGTGGTGTCCTCGGGTGCCTCCAGCGGCACCATGCGGCGGGCCGTCGTCAGGAACGCCGTGTGGGCGACCATCCGGTGGTCCGGCCGGACGGCGAGGCCGTCGACGTGCCAGGTGCGGTGCATCGTCTCGCTGGTCTGGGTCAGGCCCCAGCGGGGGTCGGCATCCAGCACCTCGCGAAGGCGCATGACCTGCGTGACGGTCGGGGTGTAGGCGATCAGCATCCCACCGGGGTGGACCGCGTTCGCCGCGGCGTCGACGTGGGCCCACGGCTCGAGCATGTCCAGGACGAGCCGGTCACAGCGGTGTTCGGTCAACGCCTCGGCGAGGTCGGCCACGGTCAACGACCAGTTCTCGGGATGCCCACCCATGCGGCGGGTGACGTTGGCGAGGGCGACCTCGGCGTGGTCCTCGCGGAGCTCGTAGGAGATGACGCGACCCTCGGGGCCGACGGCACGGAGCAACGCGCAGGTCAGCGCACCCGACCCCGCCCCGGCCTCGATGACCGTCGAGCCCGGCACGACATCGCCGAGCGTGACGATCATCGCCTGGTCCTTGGGGTAGACGACCTGCGCCCCACGAGGGGCCTTCAGCGTCCAGTCCACCGTCGTCGGTCGGACGGCCGTGAGCTTGGCGCTCATCGTGGAGACGACGGTGCTGCCCTCCGGCTGCCCGATCAGCTGGTCGTGCCGGATGATGCCGCGATGGAAGTGGTAGTCCTTGCCCTCCTCCAGCTCGAACATGAAGCGGCGGCCCTTGCGGTCCATCAGGATGACGGTGTCCCCGACCGAGAGGGGGTCGGGATGTCCTGCATGGCGGATCACGCGTTCACGTCCTGTTCGGGGGGTGATGTCTCGGCCGCGTCGTCACCGACGGGGCGGTCGACCAGCTGCAGCAGCCGGCCACGGGTTCGGCAGAAGGCGCAGACGGGCGTCTGGCCGGGTTGGTGCGCCGGTGTGGGCAGACCACAGTCGGCGCACGGGACCAGCGAGGTGTCGAAGTGCTGGCCCTGGTCGAAGTGTTCGTCGCGGACCCGGTCGAGGAAGCCGAAGAGGAAGTGGGCCTTGGTCCCGGGGGCCGCGCGCTCGAGCTCGTTGAGGGCGTCCTTGTACCGCATGACGGTGTTGCCCTCGACCAGCGGGCACTCCTCGACGACGTAGTCGAGTCCCTTGATGACGCAGTAGGCGGCCATCTCGCGTTCGGTCAGGCGGTACAGCGGCTTGACCTTGCGGGCCAGGCCCCCCTCGCTGGCCGGCAGCATCGGCGACTGGCGCGCCATGAACTCCGTCTGCCAGCGCAGGACGTTGCCGAACAGCTGCGCTGCCTCGTCGTCGAGGTTGTGCCCGGTGGCCATGACGTCGTAGCCGTGCCGCAGGGCCGTCTTGTTGAAGACGTAGCGCTTGGACAGGCCGCAGGTGCCGCAGGCCGCACGCCCGACCCCGTTCTTCTTCTTCTTGTCGCTGCGGCGCGGGTGCTTGACCGAGTCGGGGATGTCGAAGCCGTACTCCTCGGCGAGGTCCTCGACGTGCAGCTTCACGCCGCGGCGTTCGGCGTAGTCACGCACGATGCGCTCCGACCGGGTGGAGTACCCACCGATCCCGAGGCCCAGGTACAGGCCCGAGGCGTTGTAGCCCATGTCGAGGAGGATGTCCCACAGGGCGAGGGAGTCCTTGCCGCCGCTGACCGCGACGAGGATCTCGTCGTCGTAGCGCAGCATCCCGTAGGCATCGATCGCGACGCGGACCTGGGTGCGGATGTGGTCGACGAAGCACTCGCCGCAGTAGCGGGTGCGATGACGCGCCAGGTCGATGACGGCGTCGGCGTCCTTGCAGCCGAGGCAGCGGCCGCCGCTGGGCCTACCCATGCGAGCCGCCGGAGATGACCGGCCGGATCTCGACCTCGGCATCGGCGGGCAGCACCGCCTTGGCCGTCACCAGGGTGTTGTCGTGGATCACCAGGACCGTCTCGGGGTTGATGTCCAGCTGGGCCAGCATCTCGCTGACCTGGGCTGGGCCGTCGACCTCGACGGTCCGGTCGGGGTTGCGCAGTCGTACCTTCATCGGACCCGCGATCCTAACGGCGGTGCGCCGGGATCGTCACGGCGTAGCGTGGACTCGTGGACACCGACGTCGCGCCGACCGAGCCCGCCCCCACGACCACCGTGTCGCTGAAGGAGTGGGGTGCCGCGATCCATGCCCTCCTGCAGGGCCGCCAGCAGATCCTGCTGCGCAAGGGCGGGATCCACGAGAAGGCCTTCGCCACGCCGGAGGAGGACGGCGGGTTCCTGCTGTTCCCGACCGTGGCCCACACCCACGCCGAGCGGACCCGTCCCGAGCACCACGACCTGCTGCCCGCCGGCGACGCCGACGCCACCGACGACCACCTCGTCGTCCGTGCCGGCGTGCACGTCGTCGATGTCGTCGAGGTGACCCGGCCCGAGCGGCTGCCCGAGCTCGACGACCTCCACATCTGGACGGCCGAGTCGATCCGCACCGACCGGGTGGAGTTCCGGCCGAAGCACCCGCTGCAGATCCTCGTCGTACAGGCCGTCGAGCTGCCCGAGGCCATCGTCCTGCCGCGGCTGGAGGCCTACGGCGGCTGCAGGTCCTGGATCGACGTGCACGTGGAGTGGGACGGATCGGGTCGGGTCGTCGGCGACCACGCCGAGCTCGAACGGGTGTCGCAACGGGTGCGGTCCACGGTCGGCTGATGGGCCTCGCGGCGGGGTGAGCCGCGATACGATCAGGAGTCGGCGGTGACGGGTCGGATGCCCGTGACGCCTGTGCGACCGACGTGACTGACCTCTCCTCCTCCCCCCTCCCCGCAGCCACACGCCGAGCCATCGCGGCGGGCGTTGCCGTCCTCGCGATCCTGACGGTCCTCGGCACGGCACCGCAGCCCGGCTCGAGCGCTGCCGGCGATGACCTGGCGTTGACGCCGATGGTCCCGATGACGGTGGAGAGCGGCGCCGTCGGGCAGGGGGGCCAGACGTTCGCCCAGCTGTTCGACGAGATGCGCGCGCCCGAGGTCGGCGGCGAGGGCCAGGGCACCGTGGTGGTGGCCGCTCCCCCGTCCATCCCCGAGGTCCAGCCCGAGTCGCAGCCCCAGCCCGTGGCCACTGGCGCGGCCGCGCCCGCGTTGGCGGCCGTCCAACCGGTGGCCCCCACGATGACGGTGACCGGGCTCGACCCGGCGACCGCGTCGTCCCTCGCCGCACTCGAGGGTGTGGAGGCCGCGTCGGTTGTGGAGGTCGGTGAGCTGACCCTGGCCGTGCCGGGGGCCGAGCAAACGGTGACCGTCGCGGCGGTCGAGCCGGAGACGTTCCGGCCGCTGACCCCGCCGATCACCGCCAACGAGACCGCGGTGTGGGAGCGGATCATCGCCGGTGACGCCGCGTTCAACCACGACGCCGGCAACCGGCTTGCGGTGCCGCTGGGCAGCAGCGTGCAGACGGGATCGTCGGCCGGTGCCCTGCGCATCGGCGCCTACGCCTCCAACGGCATTCCCCCCGTGGCCGACGCGCTCGTGTCGGCAGACCGGGCCCGCCAGCTCGGATTCACCGGCGAGCCGGTCGTCTACGTCGCGCTGGCCCCCGGGGCCGACGGGTCGGCGGTGCGCGAGGCCGTCGCCGCGGCCGGTGGCGTCGTGGAGGAGATCGAGGAGCCGGTCGAGCAGCAGGCCTTCCTGACGGGGAGCGCCGCCGCCGACTTCTTCGAGCCGTTCAACTACATCGACCACGGTGACGGCCTGATCACCATCGACCCGGACTGGGTGGCCCGCAACATCGAGACCCGGCGCTTGCCGATCTTCACCGGCAACGTGACCTGCCACCGCCAGATGCTGATCCAGCTGGAGGGGGCGCTGGCGGAGGTCGAGGCCGCCGGGCTGGCGCCGCTGATCGACACCAGCGACTACGGCGGCTGCTGGGTCGCACGCCACATCGACTGGCGTCCCGACCGGCCCATCTCCATGCACGGGTGGGGCCTGGCCGTCGACTTCAACGTCCAGACCAACATGCTCGGCGCGCAGCCGACCATGGACCCGCGGATCGTGGAGATCTTCGACCGCTGGGGCTTCGTCTGGGGTGGGCGCTGGTCCCGGCCGGACGGCATGCACTTCGAGCTGGGCGCGGTCCTGCAGGGCCCGACCGGCGGGACACAGCAGTAACCGTTGCCGTGAATGGCCGAGCGGCCATCCGGCCGCTACACTGCCCGCTCCCACGTCGGCGTGGCGGAATTGGTAGACGCGTACGGTTGAGGGCCGTATGAGCTTTGCTCGTGGAGGTTCAAGTCCTCTCGCCGACACTCACGAAACGCCCCGGACTCCCGGGGCGTTCGTCGTTTTCGCCTCGACCTGCGGGCGTTGCGGAATCGGCAGCAACGACTCCACCACACCTGCCTGAGGTCGCACCTCGCAGCGACAGGACGTCGACACGTTGCCCGTCGAACGGGGGCCCACGTCATCTGGCCGGGCCACCGAGGGCCGAGGCATGCCGACAGGCCCGCGTGCGGGCGCGGGTGCCCGTCCTTCCCGTCTCAGGTGCGGTTCAGCTGCGTCCCCCACGGGACGGTGACGATGCTGCGGTTGCCGCGGGTCCAGGTCATCCAGCCGCTCGTCGTGTCGACGTGGCCGGACCAGCCGTGGCGATGGATCAGCCGGAGGTGACCGCGCTGGGAGACGCACGCCAGGCGGTCGGGGTGGTGCAGTCCCGGGGTCAGGTGGTGCACCTCGGACAGCGGGATGCTCGTCCGGCCCGCCGGGTCGCGTGCACCCAGGTCTCGGGCCCGGACCGCCAGCAGGGTGTCCTCGGGCACCTCGCGGGCGTGCAGCCGGCGGGTGACCGTCAGGGGTCGGGCCCCGTCCATCACCACCGCCCGGACGTCGGCATCGCGGGCCAGCGCCTCGACGGCCCTGGCCGACAGCGTCGGCAGGGTGTTGTCGACCGCGACCTCGAGGCGACCGGCCGCCGTGGTCGAGACACGGTCCAGCGAGACGTGCACGACCATCAGCGGTTTGGCGTCGACGCGCCGGCCGGTGGCGGTGCGGCCGGCCAGCCGATCCGCGCACAGGCCCA encodes the following:
- a CDS encoding diacylglycerol/lipid kinase family protein, whose amino-acid sequence is MASTSSSGGRGYLLVRNTAAGTDDQAFVDAVCRELGTAEVVATDGPDDVDDALRAADGRTVVACGGDGSLHLLVDRARALGLTDELELGLVPLGTGNDFAGHLGIPTDPDGAAAVLRDGPVRRMDVLVGDDDQVVVNAVHVGIGVEAARRADDLKASLGALAYPLGAMVAGVAAEGLQVEVRVDGERIDLGDPALMVIVGNGPTIGGGTPAVPSARPDDGLLDVVVSHAVGPAARTAFGMALARGTHVDRDDVVSARGSRVEILGPRLAHNADGDLAAATDTPRSYRIEPASYRLRIPPPQ
- a CDS encoding S8 family serine peptidase — encoded protein: MPRVSRTPSVLLVVLGMLVATLGVVPVAAAEGARPARSDDVALPTQPLTRDASVLPDRLLVTLDEGTARTSWAAPLPTRALGARDAVALADRVRLVTTAPGTADVVAEALRSRGDVLAVEPDVQREFHAVPNDTSYDLQWAHQQTNIEQAWDHATGGGREGEGRPLIAVVDSGVDATHPELAGTVVASLRSASGVIVQGQPNNDECGIAHGTAVAGVVGAAGNNGQGIAGVLWNPRIIDISLTSPLNDCPRGPADSDAITAMAYLSQLDEPPLAMNLSFGTSANECTAAYQAAIDQARAAGIVVVSSAGNAQSNANSIPASCNGAISVGATGPSGSRAGYSQFNPYIDLSAPGGQARNCPSTLADLASEAVLTTSLVEPKQYDLGTGCTPSLADPHGARLEATQGTSFSTPYVAAAAALLRQHASDTGRTLSVDEVEALLEGTATDAGPTGRDDDYGWGVLDVGAAMALLASGQPIPPLEPDPDFAVGPLAPVAVRVSDPGDLDTTDPISQAVAISRGNPAGSRPFAVLARVDDFADALSGAALGLGIGSLLYTSHTGPLDPRTREELLRVLDFGTSQPVVYVMGGTAAIPAVVDDELRSLGITVQRIAGIGREDTAVRASAVVQQLKSLAGDIPTRSWAFVTSGRDYADAVTAGQMAAYYGIPTLVTNPEALHPTTAEELRRLDPDRVVVVGGEVAVSAATMQQIADLGFPTSRAGGATRIDTALAVFDLYAGEMAIDRDGAIERAATVAVNLRDGFTDVLSASLIAGQGNWYLPLEGMAGQPITAATRSTFCDFGGQLYVIGGRDRIDDDTTEDLLEILAGQGCTPG
- the arc gene encoding proteasome ATPase, with translation MSEDQPGTTPTGESEETLRTRVQFLEEEATMLRRRLDDSPSRVRALEERLLESKSQLSGAMAQNGKLADTLRDAREQIIGLKEQVEKLAAPPSGYGVYLGPGPTEETVEIFTQGRKLRVNVSPDVEVGELRQGQEVVLNEALNVVEAAGYEIIGEVMAVKEVMGDGRLLVIGHTDDEQVVRMSDALMDSPLRSGDHVMVESRSGYALERLNRPEVEELVLEEVPDIAYTDIGGLGPQIEAIQDAVELPFLHADLFVEHELRPPKGILLYGPPGCGKTMIAKAVANSLAKRVAEKEGRDDARSYFLNIKGPELLNKYVGETERQIRLIFQRAREKVAEGHPVIVFFDEMDSIFRTRGSGVSSDVETTIVPQLLSEIDGVETLKDVIVIGASNREDMIDPAILRPGRLDVKIKIERPNAEAAKEIFAIYLHAGLPLHPDLVKEYGSEEDACRALVSQTVERMYADDDSNRFLEVTYANGDKEVLYFKDFNSGAMIENVVARAKKLAIKRFLDEGQKGIKAEDLQIAIRDEFKENEDLPNTTNPDDWARISGKKGERIVYVRTLIGDGNEPGKSIESVQTGQYL
- the dop gene encoding depupylase/deamidase Dop, producing the protein MAITKYLGTETEFGITVVGRPEFNPVLASSLVVNAYSADGRNRARWDYEDEDPLRDARGFAQPGAHEPAPEDDIGLANSILTNGARFYVDHAHPEYSSPEVSNPRDAVVWDKAGERILEIAASRAAPLLPGHDDRQPGRILITKNNTDGKGAAYGMHENYIVDRATPFGEIVRQLTPFFVSRQPLVGAGRVGSEFPSAEVDYQVTQRADFFEVEVGLETTLKRPIINTRDEPHADPDRFRRLHVIIGDANMSEVCTYLKLGSTALVLSMVEDGFLPDALSVANPVKTLHEVSHDLTCAKTIALKDGRRVRPIELQWHYLEWARKWADQRDAPDWAADLMATWERLLTQLEADPMGLDGVVDWVTKYRIMQRYVDRDGLDWDDEKLKLIDIQYHDVRRDKGLYNKLVAGGRIETMVEEHEVQRAMTAPPSDTRAYFRGRCLEKFRDSVTAAGWDSMIFDVGGETLQRVPMMDPSRGTEAVVGALIDRCDTARQLLDAIRS